One part of the Ranitomeya imitator isolate aRanImi1 chromosome 10, aRanImi1.pri, whole genome shotgun sequence genome encodes these proteins:
- the POU2AF1 gene encoding POU domain class 2-associating factor 1, which yields MHWQKTGTSDQHLLHQNRPYLGVRVKEPVKELLKRKRGKLAGTNSITPMVPASYQNLPTYTSVVSNTTELPYVDLDAATSLLPIQDEGTFYTGWISQPSSFQPITQWTACPEYISHETISCPYTGDMYVQPMCQGYTVVGPPSVLTYTSQPLLTNFTTRNPAPCVATQLEHAEQQAPWTYFPWPQTIPTLPAAAAHSIPYQATPTTIQSQHFVPVPAPVQDPAPEELDESRRDVNTLPMENLLQGAEENDSYVLHHTLSIEDL from the exons CCGGGACTTCAGATCAGCATCTGCTTCACCAAAACCGACCATACCTTGGTGTGCGGGTCAAAGAACCCGTCAAAGAACTTTTGAAAAGAAAGAGGGGGAAATTAGCAGGAACCAACTCCATAACACCCATG GTGCCCGCGTCTTACCAGAATCTTCCCACCTACACGTCAGTAG TCTCGAACACAACTGAACTTCCGTATGTTGATTTGGATGCTGCAACCTCACTACTACCTATCCAAGATGAAGGCACCTTCTACACCGGATGGATTTCTCAGCCGTCCTCCTTTCAGCCTATAACCCAGTGGACGGCGTGCCCAGAGTACATCTCACACGAGACGATCAGCTGCCCTTACACAGGGGATATGTATGTCCAGCCGATGTGTCAGGGCTACACCGTGGTGGGTCCACCTTCAGTCTTGACATACACCTCACAACCTCTGCTAACTAATTTCACA ACGAGGAACCCGGCTCCATGTGTCGCAACCCAGTTAGAACATGCAGAGCAGCAGGCGCCATGGACTTACTTCCCATGGCCGCAGACCATTCCGACCCTTCCCGCTGCCGCAGCACATTCGATACCGTACCAAGCCACCCCAACCACAATCCAGAGCCAACACTTTGTCCCCGTACCGGCTCCCGTTCAGGATCCTGCGCCGGAAGAACTTGACGAGTCAAGACGAGACGTCAACACTCTGCCAATGGAAAATCTCCTACAGGGAGCGGAAGAAAATGATTCATATGTTCTGCACCACACTCTGTCTATCGAGGACCTATAA